One window from the genome of Pedobacter schmidteae encodes:
- a CDS encoding tetratricopeptide repeat protein encodes MKKVLLGILFVGVASYANAQKSEISEAKKAWNLLGITTGKTLADHLKALNGGLAHTDLAIANEKSKDLPDAWSYRALFASRIALVDSVDLNNAKAKQQLAEEAIAKTKELDKKGSEKENLEQAKVNVENALRNRAIYAYKKKDFAAALDAFNEITTKNPTDTSMYVNAGVTAKEIQNYPEVVKNFKKAIDLNYADAKVLYSEIINITFDKMKDSVAGLALLKEASVKYPDDSYFIGMETDLYIKKGDIAKSQEMLKKLIEKDPKNAIYQYLMGDTYYKQALAIQTQRNALDVKKTKEFNEMGVKMTKFIDQSVPYYKAALELDPKNTNALENLKIIYLFKDDKVNYEAINKRLEALKK; translated from the coding sequence ATGAAAAAGGTACTTTTAGGTATATTGTTTGTAGGTGTAGCCTCCTATGCAAACGCTCAAAAAAGTGAAATCAGTGAGGCAAAAAAAGCCTGGAATCTTTTAGGCATCACAACAGGCAAAACCTTGGCTGACCATTTGAAAGCATTGAATGGCGGATTAGCACATACCGATCTGGCTATTGCAAATGAAAAGTCAAAAGACTTGCCCGACGCCTGGTCATACAGAGCGTTGTTTGCCTCCAGAATTGCATTGGTCGATTCTGTTGACTTAAACAATGCTAAAGCCAAACAGCAGTTGGCAGAAGAGGCTATTGCCAAAACAAAAGAATTGGACAAAAAAGGTTCAGAGAAAGAAAACCTGGAGCAGGCGAAAGTGAACGTAGAAAATGCACTAAGAAATAGAGCAATTTATGCTTATAAAAAGAAAGACTTTGCAGCTGCCCTGGATGCTTTTAATGAAATCACTACCAAAAACCCTACCGATACTTCGATGTATGTAAACGCAGGTGTCACTGCCAAAGAAATACAGAATTATCCTGAGGTGGTAAAGAACTTCAAAAAAGCAATTGATTTGAACTATGCTGATGCAAAAGTATTGTATTCAGAGATCATCAACATCACTTTTGATAAAATGAAAGATAGTGTTGCCGGATTAGCTTTACTTAAAGAAGCTTCGGTTAAATATCCTGATGATTCTTACTTCATCGGTATGGAGACTGATCTTTACATCAAAAAAGGTGATATTGCAAAATCACAGGAGATGTTGAAGAAATTGATTGAGAAGGATCCAAAAAATGCGATTTACCAATATTTAATGGGTGATACCTATTATAAACAGGCATTAGCTATCCAGACTCAAAGAAATGCTTTAGATGTTAAGAAGACCAAAGAGTTCAATGAAATGGGCGTAAAGATGACCAAATTCATCGATCAGTCGGTTCCTTATTATAAAGCAGCATTGGAACTTGATCCTAAGAATACAAATGCATTAGAAAATCTGAAAATTATCTATCTGTTTAAAGATGATAAAGTTAACTACGAAGCTATCAATAAAAGATTGGAAGCTTTAAAGAAATAA
- the hemF gene encoding oxygen-dependent coproporphyrinogen oxidase has protein sequence MLFKDRVVAAYQKIQDEICSSLELADGKAKFEEEIWNREGGGGGRTRIMQHGNVIEKGGVNFSAVHGKLPDAVKKAFKLENDDFFATGVSIVMHPSNPFVPIIHMNIRYFEMDEQTRWFGGGIDLTPHYIIDTDARFFHHLLKQTCDAFDTSFYPKFKTNADDYFFIKHREETRGVGGIFYDRLKPENTGLSFEQLLEFSEAVGRTFVPAYTELIDRNRLKEFTPHEQEWQYLRRSRYAEFNLVYDAGTKFGLETNGRIESILMSLPPMAKWTYNHQPVPDSAEAYTLSKLKKGIVWA, from the coding sequence ATGTTGTTTAAAGATCGAGTAGTAGCGGCTTATCAGAAAATTCAGGATGAGATTTGCAGCAGTTTAGAACTTGCTGACGGAAAGGCCAAGTTTGAAGAAGAGATATGGAATCGTGAAGGTGGTGGCGGTGGCAGAACCCGCATCATGCAACATGGAAATGTAATAGAGAAAGGCGGCGTTAATTTCTCGGCTGTTCACGGTAAATTGCCAGATGCTGTAAAAAAAGCATTTAAACTGGAAAATGACGATTTTTTTGCCACAGGAGTTTCCATAGTAATGCATCCTTCAAATCCTTTTGTACCCATTATTCATATGAACATCCGGTACTTTGAGATGGATGAACAGACCCGCTGGTTTGGTGGTGGGATAGATTTAACTCCGCATTACATTATCGATACTGATGCAAGATTTTTTCATCACCTGTTGAAACAAACCTGTGATGCGTTTGATACTTCGTTTTATCCTAAATTTAAAACCAATGCCGATGATTATTTTTTCATCAAACACCGGGAAGAAACCAGGGGTGTAGGTGGAATTTTTTATGATCGGTTGAAACCAGAAAATACAGGTCTGTCTTTTGAACAGTTGCTTGAATTTTCAGAAGCGGTAGGGCGTACTTTCGTTCCAGCTTATACTGAGCTGATTGACAGGAACCGCCTTAAAGAATTTACCCCACATGAACAAGAGTGGCAATACCTTCGCAGAAGCCGGTATGCCGAGTTTAACCTGGTGTATGATGCAGGTACTAAATTTGGACTGGAAACGAATGGAAGGATAGAATCTATCCTGATGAGTTTGCCTCCGATGGCCAAATGGACCTATAATCACCAACCTGTTCCGGATAGTGCCGAGGCTTATACTTTGAGCAAATTAAAAAAGGGAATTGTATGGGCTTAA
- a CDS encoding DUF4442 domain-containing protein codes for MVVSEKTLKWALCLYPPLLFQRIWVRQFHKGFRGVDVKIAKSLLNKNYNGSIFGGTIYAATDPFYALLFDQLLQRQGFKVRVWLKSASIQYLKPGRGNLYFTITVTDDMLNEAIEALNTSGKFVKAYPMEITNSAGELCATVMNEVYVRNLHQGEESRIAY; via the coding sequence ATGGTTGTATCAGAAAAAACCCTTAAATGGGCCTTATGTTTATATCCTCCTTTACTATTTCAGCGCATTTGGGTTCGCCAGTTTCATAAAGGTTTTCGTGGCGTTGATGTTAAAATTGCCAAAAGTCTGCTCAATAAAAATTACAACGGGTCAATTTTTGGTGGCACCATTTATGCCGCAACCGATCCATTTTATGCTTTGTTATTTGATCAGTTGTTGCAACGACAAGGCTTTAAAGTACGGGTATGGCTCAAAAGTGCATCCATACAATATTTGAAACCGGGACGCGGCAATTTATATTTTACCATTACAGTTACAGACGACATGCTAAATGAAGCTATTGAAGCGTTAAATACCAGTGGTAAATTTGTGAAGGCTTATCCAATGGAAATTACAAATTCGGCTGGAGAACTTTGCGCTACCGTTATGAATGAGGTATACGTAAGAAACCTGCACCAGGGAGAAGAATCGAGAATTGCTTATTAA
- a CDS encoding phosphoribosylpyrophosphate synthetase produces MYIYDTLTAAVADLEKRGYEYDFNLSAEFIECKAIDIQLMPEEFEIDEFYRFEGMTDPDDSSVIYAISSAVGNLKGVIIDAYGAYAENISPELLDKLKIHH; encoded by the coding sequence ATGTATATATATGATACCCTTACCGCCGCTGTTGCCGATCTCGAAAAGCGAGGTTATGAATATGACTTTAATCTTTCGGCTGAGTTTATTGAGTGCAAAGCAATCGATATTCAGTTGATGCCCGAAGAATTTGAGATTGACGAATTTTATCGTTTTGAAGGGATGACCGATCCTGATGACAGCTCGGTAATTTATGCCATTTCTTCGGCTGTAGGCAATTTAAAGGGAGTAATTATTGATGCATATGGCGCCTATGCAGAAAATATTTCGCCCGAATTGCTGGATAAGCTCAAAATTCATCACTGA
- a CDS encoding helix-turn-helix domain-containing protein has protein sequence MNIRKLILQGEGTTLDFKKTITSNEKIAKSLVAFANNMGGQLLIGVADDGSIKGVKSEDEEKYMITKSAHQFCKPALEPEFEEIYVDDKLVLVVNIAASETKPHYALDENKKWWVYYRVKDKSLLASKIIVDVIKKGNSNNGQLISYTEQEKKLFEHLAEKGRITLKEFSKLTRSSYRQAQKILVSLILSGVIRPHSSEKEEYFTTN, from the coding sequence ATGAATATCAGGAAATTAATTTTACAAGGTGAAGGTACCACACTGGATTTCAAAAAAACGATCACCAGTAATGAAAAGATTGCCAAAAGCCTGGTTGCATTTGCCAATAATATGGGCGGTCAGCTCTTAATAGGCGTAGCCGATGATGGCAGTATCAAAGGCGTGAAATCCGAGGATGAGGAAAAATATATGATCACCAAATCGGCGCATCAGTTTTGCAAGCCTGCCCTTGAACCTGAATTTGAAGAAATATATGTAGACGATAAACTGGTGCTTGTGGTGAATATTGCCGCCAGCGAAACCAAACCTCATTATGCCCTTGATGAAAATAAAAAATGGTGGGTGTACTATCGTGTAAAAGATAAAAGCCTGCTGGCCAGTAAAATTATAGTTGACGTGATAAAAAAAGGAAACAGCAACAACGGGCAGCTGATTTCCTATACCGAGCAAGAGAAAAAACTATTTGAGCACCTTGCCGAAAAAGGACGCATTACATTGAAAGAATTCAGCAAACTCACGCGCAGCTCCTACCGGCAAGCGCAAAAGATATTGGTTAGTCTGATTTTAAGTGGTGTAATCCGGCCGCATTCTTCAGAAAAAGAAGAATATTTTACCACAAATTAG
- the gyrA gene encoding DNA gyrase subunit A: MAEDLENQENDKVIRIDIDEQMRSAYIDYSMSVIVSRALPDVRDGLKPVHRRVLYGMLDLGLTNNKPYKKSARIVGEVLGKYHPHGDASVYNTMVRMAQEWSLRYLMVEGQGNYGSIDGDFPAAMRYTEARFQKIAEEMLADINKDTVDFQLNFDDSLQEPTVLPSKVPNLLINGSSGIAVGMATNMPPHNITETINATIAYIENNEITVAELMKHIKAPDFPTGAIIYGYSGVQEAFETGRGRIVMRAKAEIESHKDRETIIVTEIPYQVNKAMMIERTAELVGEKKIEGISNIKDESNKDGIRIVYEIKRDANASIVLNNLFKQTALQTSFSVNNIALVKGRPQLLNLKDLIHYFVEHRHEVVIRRTQFELAEAKKRAHILEGLLIALDHLDEVIQLIRSSETPEEARIGLMEKFGLSDLQARAILDMTLRRLTGLERDKIKEEYNELMKTIEYLQSILDDEGKRMQIIKDELAEMREKYGDERRTTIVHSAEDMSMEDFIEDEEVVITISHEGYIKRTPATEYRTQGRGGKGSKGSDSRNEDFIEHLLIASNHNYMLFFTETGRCFWLRVYEIPEGSRLSKGRAIQNIINIPKEEKIKAFIKVKNLKDQEYLENNYIIMCTKKGTIKKTSLEAYSRPRVNGINAININEGDQLLEASLTTGSSEIVMALRSGRAIRFNEEKVRPMGRTATGVRGVTLAHENDEVVGMIAVDDPGATVLVVSEKGYGKRTDIEDYRVTNRGGKGVKTINITEKTGNLVAIKNVTDADDLMIINKSGIVIRIVVSELRVMGRATQGVRLINLKGSDEIASVARIEHEDEEVEETESHVVVDGESAGEVEDEPIDDTVEDNEEEADNDAAEDEN; this comes from the coding sequence ATGGCAGAAGATTTAGAAAATCAAGAAAACGATAAAGTAATTAGAATCGATATTGACGAGCAAATGAGATCCGCTTACATCGATTATTCGATGTCAGTTATCGTATCAAGGGCTTTGCCTGATGTACGTGATGGATTGAAACCGGTACACCGCAGGGTATTGTACGGTATGCTCGACCTGGGATTAACAAACAATAAACCATATAAAAAGTCTGCCCGTATTGTTGGAGAGGTATTGGGTAAATATCACCCGCACGGTGATGCATCTGTGTACAACACCATGGTAAGGATGGCCCAGGAATGGAGTTTGCGTTACCTGATGGTTGAAGGACAGGGTAACTACGGTTCTATTGATGGTGACTTTCCGGCAGCGATGCGTTATACGGAGGCACGTTTCCAGAAAATAGCCGAAGAGATGCTGGCCGACATCAATAAAGATACAGTTGATTTTCAACTCAATTTTGATGATTCCCTGCAGGAGCCAACTGTACTTCCTTCAAAAGTACCCAACCTGCTGATCAATGGCTCATCAGGTATTGCCGTAGGTATGGCCACCAATATGCCGCCGCACAATATTACCGAGACCATTAATGCCACTATTGCTTATATCGAAAACAATGAGATCACGGTTGCAGAATTGATGAAACACATCAAGGCACCGGATTTCCCTACAGGAGCCATTATTTATGGTTATTCAGGTGTTCAGGAAGCTTTTGAAACCGGAAGAGGTCGTATTGTAATGCGCGCCAAAGCCGAAATTGAAAGTCACAAAGACCGTGAAACTATTATTGTCACCGAGATACCTTATCAGGTAAATAAGGCGATGATGATTGAGCGTACAGCTGAACTGGTGGGCGAGAAAAAAATTGAGGGTATTTCTAACATCAAAGATGAGTCTAACAAAGACGGTATCCGTATTGTTTACGAAATTAAACGTGATGCCAACGCATCAATCGTATTAAATAACCTGTTTAAACAAACAGCCTTACAAACCTCATTTAGTGTAAACAACATCGCCCTTGTTAAAGGTCGCCCGCAACTATTAAACCTGAAAGATCTGATCCATTATTTTGTGGAGCACAGACATGAAGTGGTTATTCGCCGTACGCAATTTGAGCTGGCAGAAGCTAAGAAACGTGCGCACATATTAGAAGGTTTACTGATCGCATTGGATCATTTGGACGAGGTTATTCAATTGATTCGTAGCTCGGAAACTCCTGAGGAGGCCCGTATTGGCTTAATGGAGAAATTTGGTTTATCCGATCTTCAGGCAAGAGCCATTCTGGATATGACCTTGCGTAGGTTGACAGGTCTGGAGCGCGATAAAATCAAAGAAGAATACAATGAGTTGATGAAAACCATCGAATACTTACAATCTATTTTAGATGATGAAGGTAAACGTATGCAGATCATCAAGGATGAGCTGGCCGAAATGAGAGAGAAATATGGTGATGAGCGTAGAACCACCATTGTCCACTCGGCAGAAGATATGAGTATGGAAGACTTTATTGAGGATGAAGAGGTAGTTATTACCATTTCTCATGAAGGATACATTAAACGTACGCCTGCTACAGAATATCGTACTCAGGGAAGAGGCGGAAAGGGCTCTAAAGGAAGTGATTCGAGAAATGAAGATTTTATTGAGCATTTGCTGATTGCTTCTAACCACAATTATATGTTATTCTTTACCGAAACCGGTCGTTGTTTCTGGTTAAGGGTATACGAAATTCCAGAGGGGTCAAGATTGAGTAAAGGAAGAGCTATCCAGAACATCATCAATATTCCTAAAGAAGAAAAAATCAAAGCCTTTATCAAGGTTAAAAATTTGAAAGATCAGGAATACCTGGAAAACAATTATATCATTATGTGTACCAAAAAAGGAACGATTAAGAAAACCTCTCTGGAGGCTTATTCGCGACCAAGGGTAAATGGTATCAATGCAATTAACATCAACGAAGGCGATCAGTTACTGGAAGCGAGTTTAACTACCGGTTCAAGTGAAATTGTGATGGCTTTGCGTTCAGGAAGGGCTATTCGCTTCAATGAAGAAAAAGTTAGACCAATGGGTAGAACCGCTACCGGTGTACGTGGAGTAACACTTGCTCATGAAAACGATGAGGTAGTTGGCATGATTGCTGTAGATGATCCGGGAGCAACTGTTTTGGTGGTTTCAGAAAAAGGTTACGGTAAACGTACTGACATTGAAGATTACCGCGTTACTAACAGAGGTGGTAAAGGAGTTAAAACCATTAACATTACTGAAAAAACCGGAAACCTTGTAGCCATTAAAAATGTTACAGATGCAGATGACCTGATGATTATCAATAAATCGGGTATTGTGATCAGGATAGTAGTGAGCGAGTTAAGGGTAATGGGACGTGCTACTCAGGGCGTACGTTTAATTAACCTGAAAGGTAGTGATGAAATTGCTTCAGTAGCCAGAATTGAGCATGAGGATGAAGAGGTAGAAGAAACGGAAAGCCACGTAGTTGTAGATGGTGAGTCGGCGGGAGAAGTAGAAGATGAGCCAATTGACGATACCGTTGAGGACAATGAAGAAGAGGCTGATAACGATGCTGCAGAAGACGAGAATTAA
- a CDS encoding coproporphyrinogen III oxidase — protein MAIGFVLGLNPKERMPMKKLILSLAAAGILTLAISACNSTKSVSGNTDTTKVDTTISAPVDTSKKADTMKTMPPDTTKMPPAQ, from the coding sequence TTGGCCATTGGTTTTGTTTTAGGACTGAATCCTAAAGAACGTATGCCAATGAAAAAGTTAATTTTAAGTCTTGCTGCTGCCGGTATTTTAACGCTGGCTATTTCAGCATGCAATTCCACAAAGAGTGTATCGGGGAACACTGACACAACAAAAGTTGATACCACTATTTCAGCACCGGTGGATACGTCAAAAAAAGCTGATACGATGAAAACCATGCCACCTGATACCACTAAAATGCCACCTGCACAATAG
- a CDS encoding MATE family efflux transporter — protein MLTNLYTKYKPYYSDNLRLAMPIVVSQLGHTLVHLADSVIVGHFAGTIQLAAVSLVNSLFMLILVLGMGIAYGLTPLIAQENGRKNYDECGKLLSNSLIINILTSIILYIFVHLGTLLVIDHIGQSPEVVAYAKPYLGYLGISIIPLMVFQTFKQFAEGLGFTKQAMFVSIWGNLLNIILGIIFVKGMFGIAPMGVKGVGLSTLIDRTLMATVMSIYVLRSKHFKAYVKSFKINFMDKVRSLKIAKIGAPVALQYSFEISAFSGAAILIGTIGAVEQAAHQVAINLAAVTYMMASGIASAATIKTGNNFGKKNFSDLRHAAIASYHVILLFMSITALLFIVANNFLPYIYTEDMAVINIAAQLLIIAGFFQLFDGTQVVGLGVLRGIGDVNIPTLITFIAYWVIGIPLGYLLGIVLGLGVNGIWYGLTFGLLTASTLLFFRFQKRTKIMVG, from the coding sequence ATGTTGACGAATTTATATACAAAATACAAACCTTATTATTCGGATAATTTACGACTGGCGATGCCTATTGTGGTATCGCAGCTTGGTCATACTTTAGTACATCTGGCCGATAGTGTAATTGTTGGTCACTTTGCCGGAACCATCCAGCTGGCTGCGGTATCGCTAGTAAACAGCCTGTTTATGCTGATATTGGTTTTGGGTATGGGAATTGCCTATGGATTGACCCCTTTAATTGCACAGGAAAACGGACGCAAAAATTATGACGAGTGTGGAAAGCTCCTATCCAACAGTCTTATCATCAACATTTTAACATCTATTATATTATATATTTTTGTACATCTGGGTACCTTACTGGTTATTGATCATATTGGTCAGTCGCCCGAGGTAGTTGCCTATGCAAAACCTTACCTGGGCTACCTGGGTATATCTATTATTCCCCTGATGGTATTTCAGACCTTTAAGCAGTTTGCCGAAGGACTGGGTTTCACCAAACAGGCTATGTTTGTTTCTATCTGGGGCAACTTATTAAATATTATACTCGGTATCATCTTTGTAAAAGGCATGTTTGGTATTGCGCCTATGGGTGTTAAAGGTGTTGGTTTAAGCACCTTGATAGACCGTACCCTGATGGCTACCGTGATGTCTATTTACGTACTTCGTTCCAAACATTTTAAAGCATACGTTAAAAGCTTTAAAATCAATTTCATGGATAAAGTAAGAAGCCTTAAAATTGCAAAAATCGGTGCTCCTGTGGCCCTGCAATATTCCTTCGAAATCAGCGCCTTTAGTGGTGCCGCTATTCTGATTGGAACCATTGGCGCAGTTGAACAGGCTGCGCATCAGGTAGCCATCAACCTGGCTGCAGTTACCTATATGATGGCCAGTGGTATTGCATCCGCTGCCACGATAAAAACCGGTAATAACTTCGGAAAAAAGAACTTCAGCGACCTGAGACATGCGGCCATCGCCAGCTATCACGTCATTCTGCTATTTATGAGCATTACCGCTTTATTGTTTATTGTGGCCAACAACTTCTTACCTTACATCTATACTGAGGATATGGCTGTAATTAATATTGCCGCACAACTGTTGATCATTGCCGGCTTCTTTCAGCTTTTTGACGGAACACAGGTGGTTGGCTTAGGGGTATTAAGGGGAATTGGCGATGTAAACATCCCTACCCTGATTACTTTTATTGCCTACTGGGTGATTGGTATCCCCCTTGGATATTTACTGGGCATTGTACTCGGACTTGGGGTCAATGGCATTTGGTACGGATTGACCTTCGGCCTCCTCACTGCCTCTACCCTTTTGTTTTTCCGCTTTCAAAAACGCACCAAAATTATGGTCGGCTAG
- a CDS encoding MFS transporter, protein MIDKEKNRNVFFLILVASLGYFVDIYDLLLFLIIKNKSLAALGVPPDKITETGLSLMNWQMAGLLIGGICWGILGDKKGRLSVLFGSILMYSVANIANGFVTTIPAYAALRFIAGVGLAGELGAGITLVSESMSKEKRGYGTMLVAGIGLSGAVAAYMVGDHFEWRTAFFVGGGLGIVLLLLRVGVFESGMFHTMTKKEVSKGNFLMLFSNKKRFFKYLNCILIAVPLWFVVGILIGIAPDFGKALQAKDALDNGKGVMFAYIGISLGDFLTGALSQLFKTRKKIVFVFLTLTFLVMLFYLLNTGWTATGFYILCVLFGIFTGYWVVFVTIAAEQFGTNLRATVTTSVPNMVRGSLIPVTILFQWLRGHMGIINAALCLAFITVGLAYIALYHLDETYGRDLNFVEE, encoded by the coding sequence ATGATTGATAAAGAGAAAAACAGGAATGTGTTTTTTCTGATCCTGGTGGCTTCACTGGGCTATTTTGTTGATATTTATGATTTACTTTTATTTCTGATCATCAAAAATAAAAGTTTAGCAGCACTAGGTGTTCCACCTGATAAAATAACAGAAACAGGGCTTAGCCTGATGAACTGGCAAATGGCCGGATTGCTGATCGGCGGTATCTGCTGGGGCATTTTGGGCGATAAAAAAGGCCGTCTTTCGGTATTATTTGGCTCTATTCTGATGTACTCGGTAGCTAATATTGCCAACGGATTTGTAACCACCATTCCGGCATATGCAGCATTGCGTTTTATTGCGGGGGTAGGTCTTGCAGGCGAACTAGGTGCCGGTATTACGCTGGTAAGTGAAAGCATGAGCAAAGAGAAAAGAGGCTACGGAACCATGTTGGTAGCCGGGATAGGGCTCAGTGGCGCTGTGGCAGCTTATATGGTGGGTGATCATTTTGAATGGCGCACAGCTTTTTTTGTAGGTGGTGGATTGGGTATTGTATTGTTGTTGTTAAGAGTGGGTGTTTTTGAATCTGGAATGTTCCATACCATGACCAAAAAAGAAGTATCAAAAGGGAATTTTTTAATGCTCTTTTCCAATAAAAAAAGATTTTTTAAATATTTGAACTGCATCCTTATAGCAGTGCCACTTTGGTTTGTGGTGGGGATTTTGATTGGTATTGCACCCGATTTTGGTAAAGCGCTACAGGCAAAAGATGCCTTGGATAATGGGAAAGGAGTGATGTTTGCTTATATCGGTATATCGTTGGGCGACTTCTTGACGGGCGCATTAAGTCAGCTTTTCAAAACCAGGAAGAAAATAGTATTTGTCTTTCTTACCCTTACTTTTTTGGTTATGCTGTTTTATCTGCTCAATACAGGCTGGACAGCGACTGGCTTTTATATCTTGTGCGTACTTTTTGGCATATTTACAGGTTACTGGGTAGTATTTGTAACGATTGCAGCCGAGCAGTTTGGTACGAATTTGAGGGCTACCGTAACTACCAGCGTGCCCAATATGGTCAGAGGATCGTTAATTCCGGTTACTATTTTGTTTCAGTGGCTACGTGGGCATATGGGTATTATTAACGCTGCATTATGTCTGGCATTCATAACAGTTGGGTTGGCCTATATTGCACTTTATCACCTGGATGAAACGTATGGACGGGACCTTAATTTCGTGGAGGAATAA